The following proteins are encoded in a genomic region of Helicobacter macacae MIT 99-5501:
- a CDS encoding nickel/cobalt transporter yields the protein MWRFIFCFGLAISKIYSCALCMAYIPNVVVNVISIDFDETSKGGKKPNAIVAFEWEFEKEFNQTMFHTYDKNANGVIEPSEITQIKQSLTSYILPRAQLTKALIKQGDKLERAKFTLQSDEMFIRDTLLIYRYKIKLPLQNANTFSFQVNDNEGFFNFTFSQHKKTFMLNERLWASNTIDNVIIFREQETKGLESKNLDSSQNPNTQNLASDFAKQSQQTFWQNLRSDLWQKIATLNAKILSNIKSYIYDEQGKTSFFSILFLVAISFGYGVFHAAAPGHAKLLTSSYFLSHKSSYSKAFSFALKVGVVHILSAFLLVGLGLFVLKVVVQSLANQANIIITQVSSVIIVLLACILLVRKMRHSSACECKTCNLSKSASSDKSNEPKNQAKRFDFAQWSAIIAAGIVPCPTMIIVLLLCFEAGFFSALLSAICIALGMSAVVFISAIFAHKVRLSATSQTISRALEYFALICMLCLGIFMFANAGVL from the coding sequence ATGTGGCGATTTATTTTTTGCTTTGGACTAGCAATATCTAAAATCTACTCTTGCGCGCTTTGTATGGCATATATCCCAAATGTCGTTGTAAATGTGATAAGCATTGATTTTGATGAAACCTCTAAAGGTGGGAAAAAACCTAATGCCATAGTAGCTTTTGAATGGGAGTTTGAAAAAGAATTTAACCAAACGATGTTTCACACTTATGATAAAAACGCTAATGGAGTGATAGAGCCTAGCGAAATAACACAAATAAAGCAGTCTTTAACAAGCTATATCCTCCCTAGAGCGCAGCTTACAAAAGCACTTATCAAGCAAGGCGATAAGCTAGAGAGGGCGAAATTTACACTGCAAAGCGATGAAATGTTTATAAGAGATACACTTCTTATCTATCGCTACAAAATCAAGTTGCCCCTGCAAAATGCCAACACATTTAGCTTCCAAGTCAATGACAACGAGGGATTTTTTAATTTCACATTTTCACAGCACAAAAAAACATTTATGCTTAATGAAAGATTGTGGGCAAGCAACACCATTGATAATGTGATTATTTTTAGAGAGCAAGAAACAAAAGGGCTAGAATCTAAAAATCTAGATTCTAGCCAAAATCCAAATACGCAAAATCTAGCAAGCGATTTTGCCAAGCAATCACAACAAACATTTTGGCAAAACCTTAGAAGTGATTTGTGGCAAAAAATAGCAACACTAAATGCAAAAATCCTATCAAACATAAAATCCTATATATACGATGAGCAAGGCAAAACAAGCTTTTTTAGCATTCTTTTTCTTGTGGCGATAAGTTTTGGCTATGGTGTGTTTCACGCAGCTGCTCCCGGACACGCAAAGCTCCTTACAAGCTCATATTTTCTCTCTCACAAAAGCTCTTACTCAAAGGCTTTTAGTTTTGCTCTAAAAGTTGGGGTTGTGCATATTTTAAGCGCGTTTTTGCTAGTGGGGCTTGGGCTTTTTGTGCTAAAAGTTGTAGTTCAAAGCCTTGCAAATCAAGCAAATATCATCATTACGCAAGTTTCTAGCGTGATTATTGTGCTACTAGCTTGTATCTTGCTTGTTAGAAAAATGCGACACTCTAGCGCGTGTGAGTGCAAAACTTGCAATCTATCAAAAAGCGCAAGTAGCGACAAGTCAAATGAGCCAAAAAACCAAGCAAAACGATTTGACTTTGCTCAATGGAGCGCGATAATCGCAGCGGGGATTGTGCCTTGCCCTACGATGATAATCGTGCTATTGCTATGCTTTGAGGCAGGATTTTTTAGTGCGCTATTAAGCGCGATTTGTATTGCGCTTGGAATGAGTGCGGTGGTGTTTATCTCTGCGATTTTTGCGCATAAAGTCCGCTTGAGTGCGACTTCGCAGACTATCTCACGCGCATTAGAATACTTCGCGCTTATTTGTATGCTCTGTCTTGGAATCTTTATGTTTGCCAATGCTGGTGTGCTCTAA